A window of the Scleropages formosus chromosome 21, fSclFor1.1, whole genome shotgun sequence genome harbors these coding sequences:
- the LOC108921029 gene encoding graves disease carrier protein-like — protein MVTEASISASGRTQMTNPRQRDYYWLRSFIAGGVAGCCAKTSIAPLDRVKILLQAQNPHYKHLGVLAALRTVPRKEGFFSLYKGNGAMMVRIFPYGAIQFMAFDNYKKLLSKRLGISGHIHRLMAGSMAGITAVICTYPLDVVRVRLAFQVKGEHRYTGIFNAFQTIYKKEGGVSGFYRGLLPTIIGMAPYAGFSFFTYGTLKSLGLAHAPELLGRPSSDNPEVLVLKTHVSLLCGGMAGAIAQTISYPLDVARRRMQLGTVLPDSEHCLTLTRTLKYVYSKYGVKKGLYRGLSLNYIRCVPSQAVAFTTYEFMKQVLHLN, from the exons ATGGTGACAGAAGCCTCCATCTCAGCAAGTGGGCGAACTCAGATGACCAACCCAAGGCAAAGAGACTACTATTGGCTCCGGTCCTTCATCGCTGGGG GTGTTGCAGGATGTTGTGCCAAAACCAGCATTGCGCCACTTGACCGCGTGAAGATTTTACTTCAAGCACAGAATCCCCACTATAAACATCTGG GTGTGCTGGCTGCCTTACGCACCGTGCCAAGGAAGGAGGGATTCTTCAGCTTGTACAAAGGAAACGGCGCCATGATGGTGAGAATATTTCCCTACGGCGCCATCCAGTTCATGGCCTTCGACAACTACAAAAAA CTGCTAAGCAAACGACTGGGAATATCAGGGCACATCCATCGTCTTATGGCTGGATCTATGGCGG GAATAACAGCTGTGATTTGCACGTACCCCCTGGATGtcgtccgtgtccgtctggcCTTCCAGGTGAAGGGGGAGCACCGATACACGGGCATTTTCAATGCCTTCCAGACCATCTACAAGAAA GAAGGGGGCGTGTCTGGCTTCTACAGAGGGCTGTTACCCACTATTATCGGCATGGCGCCATATGCAG GCTTCTCCTTCTTCACCTACGGCACACTGAAGAGCCTAGGCCTGGCTCATGCCCCAGAGCTGCTGGGCCGGCCGTCCTCTGACAACCCAGAGGTGCTGGTGCTGAAGACCCACGTCAGCCTACTTTGCGGTGGCATGGCTGGAGCTATTGCACAAACCATATC GTACCCTTTGGACGTGGCTCGTCGACGGATGCAGCTGGGGACAGTCCTGCCCGACTCTGAGCATTGTCT TACCCTGACCAGGACCCTGAAGTATGTCTACAGCAAGTATGGGGTTAAGAAGGGACTTTACCGCGGCCTGTCCTTGAACTACATCCGCTGTGTGCCCTCTCAAGCTGTGGCCTTCACCACATATGAGTTTATGAAGCAAGTCCTCCACCTCAACTAA